The Oscillospiraceae bacterium region TGTGTTCTCGCATATCCATTATAACAGATATTTTAAATTCTGGCGAGTATGTTTTGAGTTTTTGTCCTTTTTTTGCCATAAAAATATGCACCTCCAAAAGTGTCTAACTTTTGGGGTGCATATCAAAACATCCCGTTTGTTTTTATCTTTTAATATGACCATTTCCTGTAGCAAATGCTATTATAACTCCATTTTCATCGGTTACCTCTATCTTGTAAACACAGGTTGATTTTGTTTCATTTACTTTTTTTGCCTCTGCATAAAGAATTTTACCTTTTCCTGCTCTTATATAAGATATCGACGCACTTTGTGTAACAGTAGAATTACCGCCAAAGTTTGCAGCAACGGCAAATGTAAAATCGGCAAGTGTAAATATTGCTCCACCGTGTACTGAGTCCATTGCATTTAAAAGTTTATCCTCTATATCCATACTGCATTTGCAATATCCATCACATACATCAAGTATTTCAATATTACATTCTTTTACAAATCGGTCAAACTTAAAATATTCTTTAACCTGTTCTAAATCTCCCATTCTAATTCATATCCTTCACAAGTTGCTCAACTG contains the following coding sequences:
- a CDS encoding PaaI family thioesterase; amino-acid sequence: MGDLEQVKEYFKFDRFVKECNIEILDVCDGYCKCSMDIEDKLLNAMDSVHGGAIFTLADFTFAVAANFGGNSTVTQSASISYIRAGKGKILYAEAKKVNETKSTCVYKIEVTDENGVIIAFATGNGHIKR